The sequence below is a genomic window from Curtobacterium sp. MCPF17_002.
ACGCCTGGGTCACGTCCGGCAGGTACACACCCGTCGCGGGCCTGGAGGCGCGTGCGGACGTCGTCGACGCCGCCGGCGATCCGCTCGAGGTCGCCGGGCACATCGAGACGGCCTTCGGCAGCACGACGGTGCGGCTCGTCGCCGTGCGGTCCGCGGTGTTCCGGGGTTCGGCGCGGCTGCAGCTCATCGTCCAGGACGCCACGGCCGCCCTGCCTGAGGACGATCCCGGCAGCACGTACTCGATGGGCCGGTTCCTGTACCTCGACGACCCCGGCGAAGCCGCCGACGTCGAGCTCGACTGGAACCTGGCGGTCCTGCCGCCGTGCGCGTTCTCGTACCAGTTCGCCTGCCCGATCCCACCGGAGGACAACCGCATCCCGGTGCCGATCACCGCGGGGGAGCGCCACCCCGTCGACACCACGGGTGCCGTCCTGCACTGACCGGAAGGCGTGTGCGGAGCCCGTGCGCGGAACCGGTTCGCGGCCCGATCGCCGCGGTGTGTGGCATTCCCGGGCTGCAGCCTGCATAATGGGCGTGTCCGCGAG
It includes:
- a CDS encoding DUF1684 domain-containing protein, whose product is MTGHQDHVADRDRWATSPRGPLALVNAQRVDHEQPVWPVPGRWAPAVGGLTVTAAADDGVVVDGVPVDGTVLVAGDDAVVPSTVAFPDGFAGTVSRGTLRVWDPASEPIARFARIARFDRSDAWVTSGRYTPVAGLEARADVVDAAGDPLEVAGHIETAFGSTTVRLVAVRSAVFRGSARLQLIVQDATAALPEDDPGSTYSMGRFLYLDDPGEAADVELDWNLAVLPPCAFSYQFACPIPPEDNRIPVPITAGERHPVDTTGAVLH